A genomic stretch from Neodiprion fabricii isolate iyNeoFabr1 chromosome 3, iyNeoFabr1.1, whole genome shotgun sequence includes:
- the LOC124178926 gene encoding uncharacterized protein LOC124178926 isoform X2 produces MFQAGIPNYRSSDPYYYQYFVCHMCKRKMKVKRSKSLSPEPSSSNEYKRPRIANSGDSDNDYLECRLLNLSDDVLLNIMKFLHPQDLMALSLCCQRLEQVTRDRTLWSNCVDFRTAPTLLEDLEKYVKFFRPMTTRLRIRGNLQSNKHRGLSQSFFSAIRATCQLKELTMEEYDIDADKIQITDFPKMIEKLSLKGCRMHHLQTDKSYFFRMDFHMPNLTCLILSKCNWFYPHSLMVISKMVKLKELRLDSCYRLGECVAYASLATRFGFKSLEILDLRDTGLGDSEICCFSSTKTLTHLYLECPRSPRPVYCYEHEPRPYRPPQQHSTDPRLRVFEDQNILELLIDERRIVPYFDFERCLVSDRAICALGSYVCDRTILNNIQDMIFVEVDRRVVNNPNLKELVVRNYPRVTNQSLVHLAANAPSLEYLDVTGTTVTREGVEMFKSQKPGVTILSSFDET; encoded by the exons atGTTTCAAGCCGGCATCCCCAATTATAGATCTTCTGATCCTTATTACTATCAGTATTTTGTTTGCCATAT GTGCAAACGCAAGATGAAAGTTAAACGAAGCAAATCCCTTTCCCCTGAACCGTCGAGCAGTAACGAGTACAAGAGGCCTAGGATTGCCAATTCCGGGGACAGTGATAATGACTATCTAGAATGTCGGCTTCTCAATCTCTCCGATGATGTTTTACTGAATATCATGAAGTTTCTCCATCCGCAAGATCTCATGGCTCTGAGCTT GTGTTGCCAACGTTTGGAGCAAGTAACAAGGGACAGAACGCTGTGGAGTAATTGCGTCGATTTTCGAACGGCTCCGACACTGTTAGAGGATCTAGAAAAGTATGTAAAGTTTTTTAGACCGATGACCACAAGACTGAGAATACGCGGTAACTTGCAATCGAATAAGCATCGAGGATTGAGCCAAAGCTTTTTTAGTGCAATACGAGCAACATGTCAACTCAAGGAATTAACTATGGAAGAATACGATATTGATGCTGATAAA ATACAAATCACAGACTTTCccaaaatgattgaaaaactttcacTCAAAGGCTGCAGGATGCACCATTTGCAAACCGACAAATCCTACTTTTTCAGGATGGACTTTCACATGCCCAACTTGAcg TGCCTGATATTGAGCAAATGCAACTGGTTCTATCCACATTCATTGATGGTGATAAGCAAGATGGTAAAACTGAAAGAACTTCGACTGGATTCTTGTTATCGACTCGGCGAATGCGTCGCTTACGCAAGCCTGGCTACCAGATTTGGTTTCAAATCGTTGGAg ATTTTAGATCTTAGAGACACTGGACTGGGGGATAGCGAGATATGCTGTTTCAGCAGCACTAAAACATTGACGCATTTGTACTTGGAATGTCCACGGTCGCCGAGACCAGTTTATTGCTACGAGCATGAGCCACGGCCCTACAGGCCACCTCAACAGCATTCGACAGACCCGCGCTTGAGAGTGTTCGAGGATCAAAATATCTTGGAG TTATTAATAGACGAGAGACGCATCGTGCCGTACTTTGATTTCGAACGATGTCTCGTATCCGATCGAGCTATTTGCGCTTTAGGAAGCTACGTTTGCGATCGTACAATTCTCAACAATATACAGGATATGATTTTCGTCGAAGTGGATAGGCGTGTTGTAAACAATCCCAATCTCAAGGAATTGGTAGTGCG AAACTATCCACGAGTAACGAATCAAAGTCTAGTACATTTGGCCGCGAATGCACCTAGCCTTGAATATTTGGACGTGACGGGAACTACCGTAACTCGAGAAGGTGTTGAAATGTTCAAGTCACAAAAGCCTGGCGTTACAATATTATCGTCATTTGATGAAACATAA
- the LOC124178926 gene encoding uncharacterized protein LOC124178926 isoform X1: protein MFQAGIPNYRSSDPYYYQYFVCHMCKRKMKVKRSKSLSPEPSSSNEYKRPRIANSGDSDNDYLECRLLNLSDDVLLNIMKFLHPQDLMALSLCCQRLEQVTRDRTLWSNCVDFRTAPTLLEDLEKYVKFFRPMTTRLRIRGNLQSNKHRGLSQSFFSAIRATCQLKELTMEEYDIDADKIQITDFPKMIEKLSLKGCRMHHLQTDKSYFFRMDFHMPNLTCLILSKCNWFYPHSLMVISKMVKLKELRLDSCYRLGECVAYASLATRFGFKSLEILDLRDTGLGDSEICCFSSTKTLTHLYLECPRSPRPVYCYEHEPRPYRPPQQHSTDPRLRVFEDQNILEVNNDRLLIDERRIVPYFDFERCLVSDRAICALGSYVCDRTILNNIQDMIFVEVDRRVVNNPNLKELVVRNYPRVTNQSLVHLAANAPSLEYLDVTGTTVTREGVEMFKSQKPGVTILSSFDET, encoded by the exons atGTTTCAAGCCGGCATCCCCAATTATAGATCTTCTGATCCTTATTACTATCAGTATTTTGTTTGCCATAT GTGCAAACGCAAGATGAAAGTTAAACGAAGCAAATCCCTTTCCCCTGAACCGTCGAGCAGTAACGAGTACAAGAGGCCTAGGATTGCCAATTCCGGGGACAGTGATAATGACTATCTAGAATGTCGGCTTCTCAATCTCTCCGATGATGTTTTACTGAATATCATGAAGTTTCTCCATCCGCAAGATCTCATGGCTCTGAGCTT GTGTTGCCAACGTTTGGAGCAAGTAACAAGGGACAGAACGCTGTGGAGTAATTGCGTCGATTTTCGAACGGCTCCGACACTGTTAGAGGATCTAGAAAAGTATGTAAAGTTTTTTAGACCGATGACCACAAGACTGAGAATACGCGGTAACTTGCAATCGAATAAGCATCGAGGATTGAGCCAAAGCTTTTTTAGTGCAATACGAGCAACATGTCAACTCAAGGAATTAACTATGGAAGAATACGATATTGATGCTGATAAA ATACAAATCACAGACTTTCccaaaatgattgaaaaactttcacTCAAAGGCTGCAGGATGCACCATTTGCAAACCGACAAATCCTACTTTTTCAGGATGGACTTTCACATGCCCAACTTGAcg TGCCTGATATTGAGCAAATGCAACTGGTTCTATCCACATTCATTGATGGTGATAAGCAAGATGGTAAAACTGAAAGAACTTCGACTGGATTCTTGTTATCGACTCGGCGAATGCGTCGCTTACGCAAGCCTGGCTACCAGATTTGGTTTCAAATCGTTGGAg ATTTTAGATCTTAGAGACACTGGACTGGGGGATAGCGAGATATGCTGTTTCAGCAGCACTAAAACATTGACGCATTTGTACTTGGAATGTCCACGGTCGCCGAGACCAGTTTATTGCTACGAGCATGAGCCACGGCCCTACAGGCCACCTCAACAGCATTCGACAGACCCGCGCTTGAGAGTGTTCGAGGATCAAAATATCTTGGAGGTAAATAATGATAGG TTATTAATAGACGAGAGACGCATCGTGCCGTACTTTGATTTCGAACGATGTCTCGTATCCGATCGAGCTATTTGCGCTTTAGGAAGCTACGTTTGCGATCGTACAATTCTCAACAATATACAGGATATGATTTTCGTCGAAGTGGATAGGCGTGTTGTAAACAATCCCAATCTCAAGGAATTGGTAGTGCG AAACTATCCACGAGTAACGAATCAAAGTCTAGTACATTTGGCCGCGAATGCACCTAGCCTTGAATATTTGGACGTGACGGGAACTACCGTAACTCGAGAAGGTGTTGAAATGTTCAAGTCACAAAAGCCTGGCGTTACAATATTATCGTCATTTGATGAAACATAA
- the LOC124178926 gene encoding uncharacterized protein LOC124178926 isoform X3, which yields MCKRKMKVKRSKSLSPEPSSSNEYKRPRIANSGDSDNDYLECRLLNLSDDVLLNIMKFLHPQDLMALSLCCQRLEQVTRDRTLWSNCVDFRTAPTLLEDLEKYVKFFRPMTTRLRIRGNLQSNKHRGLSQSFFSAIRATCQLKELTMEEYDIDADKIQITDFPKMIEKLSLKGCRMHHLQTDKSYFFRMDFHMPNLTCLILSKCNWFYPHSLMVISKMVKLKELRLDSCYRLGECVAYASLATRFGFKSLEILDLRDTGLGDSEICCFSSTKTLTHLYLECPRSPRPVYCYEHEPRPYRPPQQHSTDPRLRVFEDQNILEVNNDRLLIDERRIVPYFDFERCLVSDRAICALGSYVCDRTILNNIQDMIFVEVDRRVVNNPNLKELVVRNYPRVTNQSLVHLAANAPSLEYLDVTGTTVTREGVEMFKSQKPGVTILSSFDET from the exons GTGCAAACGCAAGATGAAAGTTAAACGAAGCAAATCCCTTTCCCCTGAACCGTCGAGCAGTAACGAGTACAAGAGGCCTAGGATTGCCAATTCCGGGGACAGTGATAATGACTATCTAGAATGTCGGCTTCTCAATCTCTCCGATGATGTTTTACTGAATATCATGAAGTTTCTCCATCCGCAAGATCTCATGGCTCTGAGCTT GTGTTGCCAACGTTTGGAGCAAGTAACAAGGGACAGAACGCTGTGGAGTAATTGCGTCGATTTTCGAACGGCTCCGACACTGTTAGAGGATCTAGAAAAGTATGTAAAGTTTTTTAGACCGATGACCACAAGACTGAGAATACGCGGTAACTTGCAATCGAATAAGCATCGAGGATTGAGCCAAAGCTTTTTTAGTGCAATACGAGCAACATGTCAACTCAAGGAATTAACTATGGAAGAATACGATATTGATGCTGATAAA ATACAAATCACAGACTTTCccaaaatgattgaaaaactttcacTCAAAGGCTGCAGGATGCACCATTTGCAAACCGACAAATCCTACTTTTTCAGGATGGACTTTCACATGCCCAACTTGAcg TGCCTGATATTGAGCAAATGCAACTGGTTCTATCCACATTCATTGATGGTGATAAGCAAGATGGTAAAACTGAAAGAACTTCGACTGGATTCTTGTTATCGACTCGGCGAATGCGTCGCTTACGCAAGCCTGGCTACCAGATTTGGTTTCAAATCGTTGGAg ATTTTAGATCTTAGAGACACTGGACTGGGGGATAGCGAGATATGCTGTTTCAGCAGCACTAAAACATTGACGCATTTGTACTTGGAATGTCCACGGTCGCCGAGACCAGTTTATTGCTACGAGCATGAGCCACGGCCCTACAGGCCACCTCAACAGCATTCGACAGACCCGCGCTTGAGAGTGTTCGAGGATCAAAATATCTTGGAGGTAAATAATGATAGG TTATTAATAGACGAGAGACGCATCGTGCCGTACTTTGATTTCGAACGATGTCTCGTATCCGATCGAGCTATTTGCGCTTTAGGAAGCTACGTTTGCGATCGTACAATTCTCAACAATATACAGGATATGATTTTCGTCGAAGTGGATAGGCGTGTTGTAAACAATCCCAATCTCAAGGAATTGGTAGTGCG AAACTATCCACGAGTAACGAATCAAAGTCTAGTACATTTGGCCGCGAATGCACCTAGCCTTGAATATTTGGACGTGACGGGAACTACCGTAACTCGAGAAGGTGTTGAAATGTTCAAGTCACAAAAGCCTGGCGTTACAATATTATCGTCATTTGATGAAACATAA
- the LOC124178926 gene encoding uncharacterized protein LOC124178926 isoform X4: MKVKRSKSLSPEPSSSNEYKRPRIANSGDSDNDYLECRLLNLSDDVLLNIMKFLHPQDLMALSLCCQRLEQVTRDRTLWSNCVDFRTAPTLLEDLEKYVKFFRPMTTRLRIRGNLQSNKHRGLSQSFFSAIRATCQLKELTMEEYDIDADKIQITDFPKMIEKLSLKGCRMHHLQTDKSYFFRMDFHMPNLTCLILSKCNWFYPHSLMVISKMVKLKELRLDSCYRLGECVAYASLATRFGFKSLEILDLRDTGLGDSEICCFSSTKTLTHLYLECPRSPRPVYCYEHEPRPYRPPQQHSTDPRLRVFEDQNILEVNNDRLLIDERRIVPYFDFERCLVSDRAICALGSYVCDRTILNNIQDMIFVEVDRRVVNNPNLKELVVRNYPRVTNQSLVHLAANAPSLEYLDVTGTTVTREGVEMFKSQKPGVTILSSFDET, from the exons ATGAAAGTTAAACGAAGCAAATCCCTTTCCCCTGAACCGTCGAGCAGTAACGAGTACAAGAGGCCTAGGATTGCCAATTCCGGGGACAGTGATAATGACTATCTAGAATGTCGGCTTCTCAATCTCTCCGATGATGTTTTACTGAATATCATGAAGTTTCTCCATCCGCAAGATCTCATGGCTCTGAGCTT GTGTTGCCAACGTTTGGAGCAAGTAACAAGGGACAGAACGCTGTGGAGTAATTGCGTCGATTTTCGAACGGCTCCGACACTGTTAGAGGATCTAGAAAAGTATGTAAAGTTTTTTAGACCGATGACCACAAGACTGAGAATACGCGGTAACTTGCAATCGAATAAGCATCGAGGATTGAGCCAAAGCTTTTTTAGTGCAATACGAGCAACATGTCAACTCAAGGAATTAACTATGGAAGAATACGATATTGATGCTGATAAA ATACAAATCACAGACTTTCccaaaatgattgaaaaactttcacTCAAAGGCTGCAGGATGCACCATTTGCAAACCGACAAATCCTACTTTTTCAGGATGGACTTTCACATGCCCAACTTGAcg TGCCTGATATTGAGCAAATGCAACTGGTTCTATCCACATTCATTGATGGTGATAAGCAAGATGGTAAAACTGAAAGAACTTCGACTGGATTCTTGTTATCGACTCGGCGAATGCGTCGCTTACGCAAGCCTGGCTACCAGATTTGGTTTCAAATCGTTGGAg ATTTTAGATCTTAGAGACACTGGACTGGGGGATAGCGAGATATGCTGTTTCAGCAGCACTAAAACATTGACGCATTTGTACTTGGAATGTCCACGGTCGCCGAGACCAGTTTATTGCTACGAGCATGAGCCACGGCCCTACAGGCCACCTCAACAGCATTCGACAGACCCGCGCTTGAGAGTGTTCGAGGATCAAAATATCTTGGAGGTAAATAATGATAGG TTATTAATAGACGAGAGACGCATCGTGCCGTACTTTGATTTCGAACGATGTCTCGTATCCGATCGAGCTATTTGCGCTTTAGGAAGCTACGTTTGCGATCGTACAATTCTCAACAATATACAGGATATGATTTTCGTCGAAGTGGATAGGCGTGTTGTAAACAATCCCAATCTCAAGGAATTGGTAGTGCG AAACTATCCACGAGTAACGAATCAAAGTCTAGTACATTTGGCCGCGAATGCACCTAGCCTTGAATATTTGGACGTGACGGGAACTACCGTAACTCGAGAAGGTGTTGAAATGTTCAAGTCACAAAAGCCTGGCGTTACAATATTATCGTCATTTGATGAAACATAA